tggaacggattatgctcgtaatccgaggttccactgtataccgcTCCCATTGAAATGAACAGGCAGCGCTGCCGAAACGCCTGCAAAGTGCTTCGGCAGCGCCGCaacacgggcgcttttaaccctttcctcggtcgctagcgggggttaaaagtgccccgccagCGGCcgaaaagtgccgctaaaacaaCGCGCTAAGGGGTCTTAACTATCCTTGTAGAGGGTGTTACATTTGTGATGTCATCTCCGGAGACGGTTTAGGAGGACTGCTCCAGATCTTCAATCAAAGGACGATTTTTGTCCTTTAAGATTTCATAGAGCGTCTTCTTGTGGGACGGAGACCAGCCCCTGATGAAGGTGTAGAGTTTCCTCATCCTGTCCTGGGAAGTTTTTTCAGCGAGTATGACGTCATAATCTTCATCAATTATCAGACCTTTAGACAAGAGACCATCCAGGATGGGAGCCACCTGAACACAGCGGCTGATCAGAGCCTCCCGATGTTCATCCACAAAGGGAACCACCTGGGGTTTGGGGGCAGAAGAGGAGGAAGCTGTaatcggaaaaaaaaatgaaaatattcacACAACTTTACCAAACAAACGGGGCTTCTCTTAgtgaaaatgatgtgttttgggTCTTTTACAgctttcgggccagattcacaaagagatacgacggtgtattatctacagatacaccatcgtatctctgacgtaaactggtcctatctatgcgcctgattcatagaatcagttacgcatagatagggctaagatctgacagtgttacactgtcggatctttttttcaatttaaaaatggcgccgggggcgttcccgctgatttacgataaataatatgtaaatcagcgagatacgcaaattcacgaacgtacgcggacccgtcgcagtcttcttacgtcgtttccgtagcggttttccggcgtatacttaccccttcttttatcaggcgcagccaatgttaagtatagccggcgttcccgcgtcgaatttgaattttcctacgtcgtttgcgtacgccgattcacgaacacgcgcgtcgcaagtccagctcacgtcgcaaccactgacgtcctagtgacgtcagtgggagcaatgcacaccgggaaattccccggacgacgcatgcacatttaaatcggcgcgggaacgcgcctgatttaaatatgacactcccctagccgcggaatttgaattccgccgggggatttaggatccgccgtcgcaagtttggaggtaagtggtttgtgaattagccacttgcctcctaaacttgcgggagcggatcttaattctatagatccgctgagctacgtgaatctggcccttcgagTATTACACTGGAAGGAAATTGCTATATTATTCCCGCCGAAGCCCATTGTCTCCTCCAAGAGGGTTCTACTTATTTGTAGGGGTTCTGTCCGGAATGCTCCGCCCATCAAGCATTTTTATGcacacagtagacatgtgcaactcgtttagttccaaattagttttttaacgaatttttacaaattagttaattccgaaattccagaatttttcaatttccaaattttcggatttcccaaAATAtcgaaatttccaaattttcgaactccgaaatttcgaatttctgaaaATTTGTAAATACGGAATTTCGGAAagtcaaaaatttggaaaattctaaatttacggaattcggaaattctaaattcgGAATTCAGGCTAGATCAGTACTAtcagaaatttgaacattttgaaaaacaaaataaaaaattgtgttaaGAATATAACAATTGGCAAGTACAGTATATCACAATATTAAAGTGGAGAttcacccttaaaaaaaattctgacatcacatggagtcgcgccatcctaccgacagaatgccggtgttttttttatttttttcagcacatacctccttatcacgattttcacccccctgggactgggcgttcccaagcactgcctgtgattgacaggcttcccgaacggcgcatactgcgcgtcacaggctgccgacagaacccgaacgtcggtgcgcaggcgcccgtatagagccgcaccgatgttcgggttttttcggcaacctgcgACGCGCAGTATCCCccgctcggaagcctgtcaatcacaggcagtgcttgggaacgcccaatccggcgggattgccgggggtgaaaatcgtgataaggaggtatgtgctgaaaaaaaaaaaaaacaccggcattctgtcggtaggatggcgcgactccatgtgatgtcagaattttttttaagggtgaaTCTCCACTTTAAGAAGACAGCACTGTAAGGTGGActtctcaacatgtttcacccatGTGTCAGGCTTCTTCAGGGGGGGCTGTCCAGTTTGAAAGTACAAGCCTTCTGTGTCTCCTAAAATAGATCCAAACGCTGCCACAATTTCTAGACGGCTATCTGCGTCAAGGGGACCATATGTGACAGGCGGCCACAGGGGGCATAGGAGGACCAGAAAAACAAGTTGTGCAGTGGACTTAATTCCAAGGGATCTAAAACGCTGTCTGTAACCTCAAGTGTGGATCTCCAAGACTGATGCTGTTTGACAGCCCCCTGGGATATAAACACGCTGTCAGACAGCATCAGTCTTGGAGATCCACACTTGAGGATACAGACAGCGTTTTAAGTCCACTGCAGAACTTGTCCTTCTATGCCTCCTGTGGCTGCCTGTCACATATGGTCCCCTTGACGCAGATAGCCGTCTAGAAATTGTGGCAGCGTTTGGATCTATTTTAGGAGACACAGAAGGCTTGTACTTCCAAACTGGACAGCCTCCCCCGAAGAAGCCCGACacatgggcgaaacatgttgggaagtcCATCTTACAGTGATATCTTGCTAATATTGTGATATACTGTACTTGCCAATTGTTATATTTttaacacaattttttattttgtttttcaaaataaaaaataaatcatttttaaatACTATATTTGATATTATGTGTAacattagtttgcacctaaaatatCCCCAATACTTCCCTTTTTCATCTACTAAACCTAGGGATGTGGTGCTAAAATCAAGTTGGTATGCCAcgatcaaaaaataaaacctggaagctgattggtttctgtgcagagctgcaccagacttttagctagattcagaaagagttaggccggcttatctacagataagccgacctaactcagaatctgcgccgacctatgtttaagtgtattctcaaactgagatacgcttaaacatatctaagatacgacggcttgcgcggtcctatcttaggttgcaatattgaggttggccgctaggtggcgcttccattgcggtcggcgtagaatatgtaaatcagtagatacgccgtttcacgaacgtacgcccggccgccgcagtacagtgCAGTGCAGtttccgtaacgcattatcaggcctaaagttattccatctaatagatggaatagtaatgttaaagtatggccgccggttcgaaatttttacgtcgtttgcgtaagtcgtccgtgaacagggatttacgtcgtttacgtccacgtcgaaatcaataggcccgtgcggcgtacttagccgcaatgcacactgggaaatgtaggcgcctggcgcatgcgcagttaaaagaatatgtcaaaaacgtgaggtcaaagcatattaacataaaacacgccccctcagccgaatttgaattaggcgcgcttgcgcccaccgcatttacgctacgccgccgtaacttagcaggcaagtacattgtgattcATGTACTCGCCTCactaactttcggcggcgtagcttaaatgccttaagctacgccgccgcaaagttgcggacatgtacctgaatctagctatttgtacttttagtaaaccaacccctatGTGTTGGGCCAGTGCGAAATATTGTCTGGTGAAATAACACCATCCACCTCACGTTATAATTGTCCAACCAGCGCTATCAGTATTGAGTTAGAGGCTCCAATCAAACAGGGCGCGGCTGTTATATCAGGGACATGGCCTGGGGGGGAAGTGTCAACTGAAGACCAATGAGAGCCGGTCCCTGAACATACACTGAGCCCATGGAATCATTATAAATGGACAGGACTGAGGGACCTATCTGGTAGCCTAGTCCTATGGAAAGAAGCCTCCTTTacagaatacagtggaacctcggattgcgagtaacgcggttaacgagagttttgcaatatgagcactgtatgttaaaaaatcgtaactcggtttgggagtctcgcaaaacaagtaggattcaggccaaagcggtgtgcagtaccgcttttggcctgaggtggggggcgcggtagccaagcagagccgaacgtcgcacggaaaggcccgaggacagcttggctgaccttggcaaatctcgggtaggaagtctttctgaggtttgcggAGGTCAAccgaagtgtccttgggcctttttgcccatttccaaggctctccagcgcctccccccgcctctggccacatgcggtattgcatcccattgaagtcaatgcggaaaaaattattttcatttctattgacttctatggggaaactcgctttgatatgcaagtactttggattacgagcattctcctggaccgGATTAtccttgcaatccgaggttccgctgtagtTGGTGGCAGGATCTGCTCTTATATTACTTACCCTCTGAAGTAGATTGCGGTTCCACCTTGTCCTTCTCTCTCCATTTAAAACCTTCcactgaaaaagaaaagaagagagaagaacgGACATTAGTCTCCCTATCCCGACATGTTATCTTATTTCATCTGACAGCAGAATTGTCCTCTTTTCAGTACACAAATGTCATCaatgcgacattacggcggacacatcggacacttttgacacatttttgggaccattcacatttatacagcgaacagtgctataaatatgcactgattactgtataaatgtgactggcagggaagggattaacactagggggcgaggaaggggttaatgtgtgccctgctaggtgattcttactgtggggggaggggactgactgggggaggtgaccaatggttgtccctatatacttgtcatgcgatttgtcgCACCCTATCGTCGGCCGTGAAACTGTTCAAATCGGTGTGACGCCGATTTTGCTGTGCCTCACCGATTTGAAAGAAAAAGAAGTCCCTGCGCTACTTTTGGCGAATTTAGGTGGGAATTGCATAGACACCTggcatgaagtcgcacagatgtcaGCCAAGTCACACCTGAAGTCGCTCTGACCTGAAGCTTTGAAACTGCGCGATTTCAAGTGAAGTCGCAGGATTTCAAAGCTGCTTTTTAGTGTGAACTAAAGGGCTAAAGGCAGTGGctgtgcatccatagagggcgcaggagcgccacaccctctctcctgcacccggccttctctcaccaatagatagattcatgcattgcatgaatctatctattgtcgccgctgctgccccctattcaggtgtccggccccttgtcagTGGGTgtgtttttggaagcgcctgattagagccgccggctctaataggcgtcctgactagagccgtgggctctaataggcgtccaaattggtaaacagcgggcgcaatgctgtgcgtttgcTGTTTATTTCGTgttgtgttagaaaagcgaataaatcgcttccctaacactgacccgcctctcagccaatcag
The Rana temporaria chromosome 6, aRanTem1.1, whole genome shotgun sequence DNA segment above includes these coding regions:
- the LOC120943045 gene encoding apoptosis-associated speck-like protein containing a CARD — translated: MARTVRDALITALDELDEKTFKRFRNKLNDWPTEAGFNKIPRSKLETADREDVVDLILRWYMASYGPELTADVLDKINEKQVASDLKKDLETVEGFKWREKDKVEPQSTSEASSSSAPKPQVVPFVDEHREALISRCVQVAPILDGLLSKGLIIDEDYDVILAEKTSQDRMRKLYTFIRGWSPSHKKTLYEILKDKNRPLIEDLEQSS